The nucleotide sequence TCGTATTGAGAGACGCCGAAGGAAGCTGTGACCCTGATGTTCGACTGGTTCTCCATTTTCAGATTGGAAACAGCCAGTCGTAAGCGTTCTGCTTTTTTGACTGCATGTTCCAGTGCTGTTTCAGGGCAGAGAATGACAAATTCTTCTCCACCATAACGGCCCACCAGTTCTCCAGAGTAAGTTTCATGCTGAAACAATCGCGCCAGTTCTACCAGAACTTCATCACCGGTCGAGTGACCATAACTGTCGTTTATGTTTTTGAAATGATCTGCATCGATAAAGATCAGACTCAATGGTTCCGGGTTCTGTTCCTTCTGGATGCGGGACAGCATGATTGCCAGCTGTGTTTCCAGTTCACCCCGGTTGGCCACCGATGTTAACGCATCCAGGCTGGCAGCCAGTTTCAGGTCATTGTATTCTTTCGGGCGTTTCAGGCTGCGTGACAAGTCTCGGAAAATTTCTGTAACACCAATCAAACGGCCGTCATCGCCAAACATCGGGACAGACTGCACTTCGATATTGATCAGTCGGCCACCCGGTCGCTCCAGCATAAATTCGGTCGTCATCGGCTTGCCGTTGGCAATGACACGGTTCATGGAGCATTCAGCTGAAGTGAGATTGGTACCTTCTTTATTTGTGAGAGGCAGGCTGCCGCTGGTCCATGATTCTCCCAGCACATCAATGGCCCGCAGGTCAGCCAGCTTTTCCAGTCCCGGACTGAGGACGACAAACTGAAAATCAGCATTGACGATATAAAAACCGTCGTAAAGACTTTCAATCTGAAACAGATAGGAGAAGATGTTGCTGATCAGGTTTGCTTCGATTGCTTCCCGTTCTGTGAAATCTTTAGGCTGGAACAGACGATTGACTTCCTGCAAAGCATCGTGGAAAGCCTGCTTTTCGTTCTGTTCCCAGCGAGATAGCGCACAGACAATATTTCCATCGAACTGCGTTCCGGCTGCTTCCATGAGAATCGACATGATTTCTTCATGTTTTTTCCCCGTGCGATACACCTGGTCTGTTGCCAGTGAGTCGTAGGCGTCTGCTATCGCCAGGATGCGCGCTCCCTGGTTGACTTCACTGCCGATGAATTGATAACCATTCGTGGCACCACTGAAATGGTAACGGGTCTGCGACAGGATTGTTAATACTTCATGATCGGTACGGCAGGCCTGCAGGACATCAAGACCAATGTTGTGGTAATGCGACATCAGCTCAATTTCATCTGAAGTCAGTTTACCAGGCTTGAAGATGATATGATCGGGGACGCCGATTTTTCCGATATCGTGTAAGAGGGCCGCGACTTCCAGTCGTTTGAGATGGATTCCTTCCCAGCCTAAATTGGTAGCGATCCCTTTTGCCAGAAAAGCAACACGTCTTGAGTGGCAGAGTGTAGAAGCATCTCGTGCCTGTAATGCTGACAGCAGTTTACGGAGATGTTTCCGGGAAATCACCTGATCAATCAAGTCACCCGTGTCAGACTCAAGTGAATATTCTTCAAAGTCTTCCGATAGTGAGATCAGCTGCCTGAGAATTTTTGAAGAGCCCATATTATAGCTCCCATGGACCGAGGATGATCTCGGCAGAGAGTTATTCGATGCTATGAGGGGGCTGTTCATCTTGCGACCTTTGGTATATTGAGCAGAGCTCTAACACAATTTGTTCTGATCGAACGCTTGTGCCTCGCGTATCACAATCAATTCTCTTTTGGCAATATCTGTGTTTCACAACGGAATGGAGATTGTTTCAACAGTCGGTTTTTAAAACAGAGACATGACAGAGTGTACTGGTTTCAGATGTTGATGTCTGTTTTAAGATCAAAAGACATTGCAGGTATACACCAAATCGAATCAGTTAAACTAAAGCTAGGTTGCAAACGCAGGATGTCAAATTGCAACATGCGAGTGGAGGGATCAACTGCCCCGACTGTTCGCTGAAATTCCGGGTGGGGCAATTATCGGTAATTGCAGGATTCAGCGGGTTGGGGTGAACCTGATGGCTGTGTTGATTGCAGGGGCGGGAAATTCCAGGTTCGGTCAATGCTTACCGATTATAAGCGACAGTCGCGGCATCGGCCCGGGACCGAACGACCTGTCCCAGCGATTCATATTCGTCCTGTGGGATCCGTTCGGCAGGGCCTGTGATTGTGAATGCGGCGATACCAATGCCATTGCGATCCAGAATGGGTGCCGCGATGCAGCGGATTCCCACCAGGCCTTCTTCATGATCAACGGCATAGCCACGTTGACGAATCAGATCCAGTTCATTGAGAAAGGCGCGTCTGGATGTGATGGTATGTGGGGTGAAGCGTTTAAAGTGAATGCGGTTGACCAGGTCATCGCGTTCATTGTCCGGCAGAAATGCCGCGATGGCCTTTCCGGGAGCGCAACTGTAACAGGGAGCGCGGGCCCCGATCTCGGCAGAATACTTAAATGCATGTCGCGCCAGCATCTGTTCCAGGATGACGATCTCCCGGTCGATCAGGCAGCAGAGTTGGGTTGTTTCACTGGTCGTGTCGCGCAGTTCCCGCATCGGACCGATGGCACATTCCATCAGTGGTCGATCCTGGACGCTCGGAGGGATCAACTGCAGGAAGCGATTTGTCAGGTAATATTTTTTAGTGGTCACATCGCGCGTGACATAGCCGAGTTCTTCCAGGGCTTTTCCAATCCGCAATAACGAAGCCTGGGGTATGGTCAGTTCTTCGCTGAGGGCGCTTAGCGTGCAGCCATGCGAGTGGCGGGCGAGGTGCTCCAGCAACGCGATTCCCCGCTGCAGACTGGGTGAGGCGGCTGCTTCCGATTTCCGTTTTGTGTCAGGAACGCTCATTGTTGTTGACTTCATATATGAAATAGGTTTCAATAGTGAAATATGATATGGGTCTTTCAGGCGCGTGTCAACCTCTACAGCCGGGCAACCGGCATTCGATTGCATTACAAAACTCTATTGAATGTCAGCAGAAGGATTATGCCATGCGTGCAGGTGGTTCCAGAGGAAACGTTTTGACAGTTGTGATCTGGCTGAGCCTGGTTGTTTCCACTCAGGCAGCAGAACTGTTTGAAAATGTCAGGACTGCTGGTGCTGATTTCGATCGGGTGATGGCTCCGTTAATTGCCGGGCATTGCCTGGACTGTCATGCCGGCCTGGATCCCAAGGCGGGGTTTGATTTTTCAAATCGAGCCGCTGCGATCCGAGGTGGGGAAACGGGATCGGCCCTTCAGGCTGGCAATCCGGAAGAGAGTCTGTTGTGGCAGTATATCGAATCTGATGCCATGCCCCCCGAGCACCCGCTCACTGCAGAACAAAAACTGCTGTTCAAACAATGGATTTCAGCTGGTGCTCCCTGGGGCACCGATCCGATTGATGCCTTCAGTAAAACCACTGAAAAGCGAGGCGGTTATGACTGGTGGTCTCTGCAGCCTCTAAGGAATCCTGTTGTTCCCGCGTTTTCCAATGACGATGGGGCTGATGAGGATTGGGTGCATAATCCGATCGATGCTTTTATTCTGAGAACGCTACACCAGAAAGGGCTCAAGCCTCAGCCAGTTACTGATCGTCGCACCTTAATACGACGTCTTTCCTATTCGGTAATCGGCTTACCTCCCGAACCGGAAGATGTGGAAGCCTTCCTGAAAGATCAGTCGCCGGATGCTTATGAAAAACTCGTTGATCGCCTGCTGGCGTCTCCACACTATGGAGAGCACTGGGCAAGGCACTGGCTGGATGTGGCGCGGTTTGGTGAGAGTAACGGCTTTGAACGAGACCAACCGCGATTGAATGCCTGGCCTTATCGCAACTGGGTGATTGAGGCGTTGAATCAGGATATGTCTTATCACCGCTTCGTGAAATTACAATTGGCCGGTGATCTGCTGGAACCGGACAATCCAGATGCGGTTAAAGCGACTGGTTTCCTGGTGGCAGGGCCGCATGACGTGGTGATTCCCATCAGTAAAACGATGCGGGCGACAATGAAACAGGATGAACTGGAAGACATTGTCGGCGTTGTGGGGCAGACATTTTTAGGCTTGACGGTCAATTGTGCCCGTTGCCACGATCACAAATTCGATCCCATCAGTCAGAAGGAATATTATCAGTTTGCAGCGGCACTTTCCGGGGTGGGACATGGGGAACGGCATCTGCCTGATCCCGCTTATGAAAAGGCGCAGCAGGAACTGGCGCAGGTGAAGAACAAGCTTCGCGAAACTCAAAGGGTACTGTTTGGATTAGAGTCCGCTGCGCGACGACGGGTTCTCGCTTCACGGGCAACACAGGAGCAAACAGAATTGCCTCTGGCGATCACTTCCCCCGTGGCAGCCTGGGATTTTCGGAAGAGTACTCAGGACCTGGTTGGTGGTTTACAGGGGACTTTACATGGTTCTGCCAGGCAAACCGAAGAAGGGCTGCTGTTGGATGGAAACAAATCCTATCTGAAAGCAGAGCCACTCAAACAGGCATTGAACGAAAAAACGCTGGAAGCCTGGGTGAAGCTGACAAATCTAGATCAGCGGGGGGGAGGCGTACTGAGTGTGCAGACCGTTGATGGCAATATTTTTGATGCCATTGTTTATGGAGAACAACAACCGGGGCACTGGCTGGCCGGCAGCGATCACTTTCATCGCACGAAATCTTTTCAGGGGCCACAGGAACAGGAAGCCATTGAAAAGGAAGTTCAGATTGCCATTGTGTACTCCGCGGAGGGAAAGATTACCGCCTATCGAAATGGTCAACTTTATGGCAAGTCATATCAGTCACGCGGTCTGCAGTCGTTTCCAGCCGAAAAAACGGAAGTGCTCATTGGTTTGCGCCACGGTTCGCCTGCTGGAAATCGACTTTTGCAGGGAGTCATCTCGAAAGCGCGTTTGTATGACCGGGCACTGACGGCTACAGAAATTCAGCAATCTGCAAAGGGGGGAGGTACTTTTTTCTCTGAGGAGGAACTGGTTGCCACGCTTTCTGCTTCAGAACAGGCAAAACGAAAAACATTGCGCAGGGCTCGGACAGAGTTGCAGGCCCGAATCAAGCAGCTGCAGTCAATCCAACCTGAAAAAGTATATGCGGCAGTATCCCATGAGCCGGGTGTCATGCATTTATTGAAACGAGGCAGTGTCGCAGCTCCCGCAGGGGTTGTCAGTCCTGGAGGCATAAAAGCGATTCAGGGGGTCAACGGAGATCTGGAGCTGGCCTCTGACAGTTCCGACCACGATCGCAGGATCCGCTTTGCAGACTGGGTGACCAGTTCCAGGAACCCGCTCTTTGCCCGGGTGATCGTGAATCGAGTCTGGCATTATCATTTTGGGAGGGGGCTCGTTAATACTCCTAATGATTTCGGCTTTAACGGAGGTGACTGCAGCCATCCGGAATTACTGGACTGGCTGGCTCGCAGACTGATTCAGGAGAACTGGAGCCTGAAATCACTGCACCGTTTAATACTGCTTTCTGCCGCTTTTCAGCAGTCAGCTCAACTCGACCCGGATGCGTTGAAAGTCGATGCAGACAATCAGTGGTTGTGGCGCAAAAGCCCGCAGAGAATTGAAGCGGAGTCGATTCGCGATTCCATCTTGAAA is from Gimesia maris and encodes:
- a CDS encoding IclR family transcriptional regulator, with translation MSVPDTKRKSEAAASPSLQRGIALLEHLARHSHGCTLSALSEELTIPQASLLRIGKALEELGYVTRDVTTKKYYLTNRFLQLIPPSVQDRPLMECAIGPMRELRDTTSETTQLCCLIDREIVILEQMLARHAFKYSAEIGARAPCYSCAPGKAIAAFLPDNERDDLVNRIHFKRFTPHTITSRRAFLNELDLIRQRGYAVDHEEGLVGIRCIAAPILDRNGIGIAAFTITGPAERIPQDEYESLGQVVRSRADAATVAYNR
- a CDS encoding DUF1553 domain-containing protein, with translation MGLSGACQPLQPGNRHSIALQNSIECQQKDYAMRAGGSRGNVLTVVIWLSLVVSTQAAELFENVRTAGADFDRVMAPLIAGHCLDCHAGLDPKAGFDFSNRAAAIRGGETGSALQAGNPEESLLWQYIESDAMPPEHPLTAEQKLLFKQWISAGAPWGTDPIDAFSKTTEKRGGYDWWSLQPLRNPVVPAFSNDDGADEDWVHNPIDAFILRTLHQKGLKPQPVTDRRTLIRRLSYSVIGLPPEPEDVEAFLKDQSPDAYEKLVDRLLASPHYGEHWARHWLDVARFGESNGFERDQPRLNAWPYRNWVIEALNQDMSYHRFVKLQLAGDLLEPDNPDAVKATGFLVAGPHDVVIPISKTMRATMKQDELEDIVGVVGQTFLGLTVNCARCHDHKFDPISQKEYYQFAAALSGVGHGERHLPDPAYEKAQQELAQVKNKLRETQRVLFGLESAARRRVLASRATQEQTELPLAITSPVAAWDFRKSTQDLVGGLQGTLHGSARQTEEGLLLDGNKSYLKAEPLKQALNEKTLEAWVKLTNLDQRGGGVLSVQTVDGNIFDAIVYGEQQPGHWLAGSDHFHRTKSFQGPQEQEAIEKEVQIAIVYSAEGKITAYRNGQLYGKSYQSRGLQSFPAEKTEVLIGLRHGSPAGNRLLQGVISKARLYDRALTATEIQQSAKGGGTFFSEEELVATLSASEQAKRKTLRRARTELQARIKQLQSIQPEKVYAAVSHEPGVMHLLKRGSVAAPAGVVSPGGIKAIQGVNGDLELASDSSDHDRRIRFADWVTSSRNPLFARVIVNRVWHYHFGRGLVNTPNDFGFNGGDCSHPELLDWLARRLIQENWSLKSLHRLILLSAAFQQSAQLDPDALKVDADNQWLWRKSPQRIEAESIRDSILKISGQLNSQVGGQGYQDVKSYFFKGTQFYEPLDPTGEEFNRRSIYRFSARGGRHPLLETFDCPDPSTTTPDRPSTTTPLQALSLMNTSFVLRMSDQLAERIQSRVGSEEEKQVAELFLLAYQRHPQSAESAAACEFCEKHGLSALCRVVLNSNEFLYVN
- a CDS encoding diguanylate cyclase is translated as MGSSKILRQLISLSEDFEEYSLESDTGDLIDQVISRKHLRKLLSALQARDASTLCHSRRVAFLAKGIATNLGWEGIHLKRLEVAALLHDIGKIGVPDHIIFKPGKLTSDEIELMSHYHNIGLDVLQACRTDHEVLTILSQTRYHFSGATNGYQFIGSEVNQGARILAIADAYDSLATDQVYRTGKKHEEIMSILMEAAGTQFDGNIVCALSRWEQNEKQAFHDALQEVNRLFQPKDFTEREAIEANLISNIFSYLFQIESLYDGFYIVNADFQFVVLSPGLEKLADLRAIDVLGESWTSGSLPLTNKEGTNLTSAECSMNRVIANGKPMTTEFMLERPGGRLINIEVQSVPMFGDDGRLIGVTEIFRDLSRSLKRPKEYNDLKLAASLDALTSVANRGELETQLAIMLSRIQKEQNPEPLSLIFIDADHFKNINDSYGHSTGDEVLVELARLFQHETYSGELVGRYGGEEFVILCPETALEHAVKKAERLRLAVSNLKMENQSNIRVTASFGVSQYEPGDSLESLFHRADSALYQAKETGRNKVRALTCEQMKSGEIIPDEVPEATAAEGMKFESTFNALISSDFIVYKLGGFVNDNHARLTEVSTNRAVMRLGKAGLLPFWGKTDDRKPVEIEVVFGSSTKKSNSNRRQTSSQVEIATRITPMGWIKQPEVFQQRAGRVFRLLKDYFAAE